The proteins below come from a single Saccharopolyspora sp. SCSIO 74807 genomic window:
- a CDS encoding Rv2578c family radical SAM protein — MRWEKQRVSGSGEPQLPLGVEDAPTRGTGRAGLAEPGPEPVAAGTEDALAIEVRARSIINRVPGASQVPFRWTINPYRGCSHACRYCFARNTHTYLDLDSGHDFDSKIVVKVNAPELVRRELAHPKWAGEPIAMGTNTDPYQRAEGRYGLVRRIIEALRDRANPFSILTKGTLILRDIDLLEQAARSAAVSVAVSIGSIDEQVWRDIEPGAPSPLRRVDVVRRLSAAGLGCSVMMAPVLPGLSDGPQQLDETVAALAEAGATSITPLVLHLRPGAREWYHAWLSERRPDLLPLYERLYRNGAYAPKSYQEDIAARVREAQLRYGPGERRPGAGTFRATGPRSEPAEREADQLALL, encoded by the coding sequence ATGCGCTGGGAAAAGCAACGGGTCTCGGGCAGCGGTGAGCCGCAGCTGCCCTTGGGCGTCGAGGACGCGCCGACGCGCGGGACCGGGCGGGCGGGACTGGCCGAGCCCGGTCCGGAACCGGTCGCCGCGGGCACCGAGGACGCGCTGGCGATCGAGGTGCGCGCGAGGTCGATCATCAACCGCGTGCCGGGCGCCTCGCAGGTGCCGTTCCGCTGGACGATCAACCCCTACCGCGGCTGCTCGCACGCCTGCCGCTACTGCTTCGCCCGGAACACGCACACCTACCTGGACCTGGACTCCGGGCACGACTTCGACAGCAAGATCGTGGTGAAGGTGAACGCGCCGGAGCTGGTGCGCCGCGAGCTCGCGCACCCGAAGTGGGCGGGCGAGCCGATCGCGATGGGCACCAACACCGACCCGTACCAGCGGGCGGAAGGCCGCTACGGGCTGGTGCGGCGGATCATCGAGGCGTTGCGGGACCGGGCGAACCCGTTCTCGATCCTCACCAAGGGGACGCTGATCCTGCGCGACATCGACCTGCTGGAACAGGCGGCGAGGTCGGCCGCGGTCTCGGTCGCGGTGTCGATCGGCTCGATCGACGAGCAGGTGTGGCGGGACATCGAGCCGGGTGCGCCGTCCCCGCTGCGCCGGGTGGACGTGGTCCGCAGGCTCAGCGCCGCCGGCCTGGGTTGCTCGGTGATGATGGCGCCCGTGCTGCCCGGTTTGAGCGACGGGCCGCAGCAGCTCGACGAAACCGTCGCCGCTCTCGCCGAGGCGGGCGCCACCTCCATCACGCCGCTGGTGCTGCACCTGCGCCCGGGAGCGCGGGAGTGGTATCACGCCTGGTTGAGCGAGCGCCGTCCGGACCTCCTGCCGCTGTACGAGCGGCTGTACCGCAACGGCGCCTACGCGCCGAAGTCCTACCAGGAGGACATCGCGGCCCGCGTGCGAGAAGCGCAGCTGCGGTACGGACCAGGGGAGCGGCGGCCCGGGGCGGGGACTTTCCGCGCGACCGGGCCGCGGTCTGAACCAGCGGAACGGGAAGCGGATCAGCTAGCCCTGCTGTGA